In a single window of the Pelagibacterium sp. 26DY04 genome:
- a CDS encoding methyltransferase domain-containing protein, which produces MTPDVDGLIRFYKSPLGRLTRGLIRQEVSALAGDVTGLRLLGLGFATPYLRGALKGAERVLAFMPARQGASSWPREGPSHTVLCDPLEMPLTDAAMDMVIIVHGFEHVVDPEEMMRELWRVCAPNAKLVIVVPRRRGPWAGLDNNPFGYGQPYSRGQLDKLLRDHSFTPEAWRDCLYLPPIHSGAILRWARVFEKSGRLFGPTFAGVTCVKAKKEQFPAVARRKRAEKALASPELAPQTARGSL; this is translated from the coding sequence ATGACGCCCGACGTCGATGGCCTTATCCGATTCTATAAATCCCCGCTGGGGCGGCTGACGCGGGGCTTGATCCGCCAGGAGGTGAGCGCGCTGGCCGGGGACGTCACCGGATTGCGGCTGTTGGGTCTGGGATTCGCCACGCCCTATCTGCGCGGGGCGCTCAAGGGCGCCGAGCGGGTTCTGGCCTTCATGCCGGCGCGGCAGGGGGCCTCGAGCTGGCCGCGCGAAGGGCCGTCCCATACGGTGCTCTGCGATCCGCTGGAGATGCCGCTGACCGATGCGGCGATGGATATGGTGATCATCGTCCATGGGTTCGAGCATGTGGTCGATCCCGAAGAGATGATGCGCGAGCTTTGGCGCGTCTGCGCGCCCAATGCCAAACTGGTGATTGTGGTGCCGCGCCGGCGCGGGCCGTGGGCGGGGCTCGATAACAACCCCTTCGGCTATGGCCAGCCCTATTCGCGCGGACAGCTCGACAAGCTGTTGCGCGATCATTCGTTCACGCCCGAAGCCTGGCGCGATTGCCTCTATCTGCCACCGATCCATTCGGGTGCGATTTTGCGCTGGGCGCGGGTGTTCGAGAAGAGCGGGCGGCTTTTCGGGCCTACTTTTGCCGGGGTGACCTGCGTCAAGGCAAAAAAGGAGCAGTTTCCGGCGGTGGCGCGGCGCAAGCGGGCCGAAAAGGCGCTGGCGAGCCCGGAACTGGCGCCGCAGACGGCGCGCGGTAGCCTTTAA
- a CDS encoding SDR family oxidoreductase produces MKVAIVTGGGSGIGKAIARRLGEDGFLVALFGRRKEVLEAAAAEIDRAGDGILPVPVDIGDRSAVQAAFERVVQRWGRLDLLVNNAGMNAPSIPLEEVSQDQWGQVVAANLSGAFFCTQQAFKHFKSQTPQGGRIINNGSISATTPRPQSAPYAATKHAITGLTKAAALDGRPFNIAVGQIDIGNAGTDMTARMATGVLQADGSIGIEPTIDVSHIANAVSYMASLPLEANTLTMTVMATQMPFVGRG; encoded by the coding sequence ATGAAAGTGGCGATCGTGACCGGAGGCGGATCGGGGATCGGCAAGGCGATTGCCAGGCGCCTGGGCGAGGACGGTTTCCTGGTTGCCTTGTTCGGGCGGCGCAAGGAGGTGCTGGAGGCCGCGGCGGCGGAGATCGACCGGGCAGGGGACGGTATATTGCCGGTGCCGGTCGATATCGGGGACAGATCCGCAGTGCAGGCGGCGTTCGAGCGGGTCGTCCAACGATGGGGGCGCCTCGATCTGCTGGTCAATAACGCGGGCATGAACGCGCCCTCGATACCGCTGGAAGAGGTTTCGCAGGATCAGTGGGGTCAGGTGGTCGCGGCCAACCTTTCCGGCGCGTTCTTCTGCACGCAACAGGCTTTCAAACATTTCAAGAGCCAGACACCGCAGGGGGGGCGCATCATCAACAACGGCTCGATCTCGGCAACCACGCCGCGACCGCAATCGGCGCCCTATGCGGCGACCAAGCACGCTATTACCGGGCTGACCAAGGCCGCGGCCCTCGACGGACGGCCCTTCAACATTGCGGTGGGCCAGATCGATATCGGCAACGCTGGAACCGACATGACCGCGCGCATGGCGACCGGTGTCCTGCAGGCAGACGGCTCGATCGGGATCGAGCCGACGATCGATGTCAGCCACATCGCCAATGCGGTGAGCTACATGGCGAGCTTGCCGCTCGAAGCCAATACGCTCACCATGACGGTGATGGCTACGCAAATGCCGTTTGTCGGAAGAGGCTAG
- a CDS encoding prephenate/arogenate dehydrogenase family protein encodes MIEKLALIGIGLIGSSIARAARRAGLVQTIAIATRRQTTLDEAKALGLGDIYTLDAGEAVEGADLVILCSPVGSYEAVARQIAPHLKPGAIVSDVGSVKGHVLTAVGPHLPEGVDFVPAHPMAGTEYSGPAAGFASLFENRWCILTPPEGTSEAAIDKVTAFWKGLGSDVEVMDAEHHDLVVAIVSHVPHLIAYNIVGTADDLETVTKSEVIKFSAGGFRDFTRIAASDPVMWRDVFLTNRDAVLEMLGRFLEDLSVLQRAVRVGDGEALETLFTRTRDIRRSIIEAGQETAAPDFGRPHGDGK; translated from the coding sequence ATGATCGAAAAACTTGCCCTTATCGGCATCGGGCTCATCGGCTCATCGATTGCGCGCGCGGCGCGGCGGGCGGGGCTGGTTCAGACCATCGCGATTGCCACGCGGCGGCAGACGACCCTCGACGAGGCCAAGGCTTTGGGGCTGGGCGACATCTATACGCTCGATGCGGGAGAAGCGGTCGAGGGGGCGGATCTGGTGATCCTCTGTTCGCCCGTGGGGTCGTACGAGGCGGTGGCGCGGCAGATCGCGCCGCATCTCAAGCCCGGCGCGATCGTTTCGGACGTGGGGTCGGTCAAGGGCCATGTGTTGACGGCGGTGGGGCCGCATCTGCCAGAGGGGGTGGATTTCGTTCCCGCGCACCCGATGGCGGGTACAGAATATTCGGGGCCGGCGGCGGGGTTTGCCAGCCTTTTTGAAAACCGCTGGTGCATCCTCACCCCGCCCGAGGGGACGTCGGAAGCGGCGATCGACAAGGTCACCGCGTTCTGGAAGGGGCTGGGCTCGGATGTTGAGGTCATGGATGCCGAACACCATGATCTGGTCGTCGCCATCGTAAGCCATGTGCCGCACCTTATCGCCTACAATATCGTTGGGACGGCGGACGATCTCGAAACGGTGACCAAATCGGAAGTCATCAAGTTCTCGGCCGGTGGTTTCCGCGATTTCACCCGTATCGCGGCGTCCGATCCGGTGATGTGGCGCGATGTGTTCCTGACCAATCGCGATGCCGTGCTCGAAATGCTGGGACGGTTTCTGGAGGACCTTTCGGTGCTTCAGCGGGCGGTGCGTGTAGGGGACGGGGAAGCGCTCGAAACGCTCTTTACCCGCACGCGAGACATCCGGCGCTCGATCATCGAAGCGGGGCAGGAAACCGCAGCGCCCGACTTCGGGCGCCCGCATGGGGATGGGAAATAG
- the denD gene encoding D-erythronate dehydrogenase, protein MNILIIGAAGMVGRKLADALIKNPILSGKPISRLELVDVVAPEPVVADGIAVVTRAVDISDPAVAETLIASRPDIIFHLAAIVSGEAELDFEKGYAVNLDGTRHLFEAIRQAGRVQPYCPRFVFTSSIAVFGAPFPEKIGDEFFQTPRTSYGTQKAIGELLLSDYSRRGFLDGIGIRLPTICIRPGKPNKAASGFFSSILREPLMGQEAVLPVDESARHWHASPRAAVGFLLHAAQIDTETLGTRRNLNMPGLSATVGEQIEALRRIAGDKAVALIRREPDPMIIEMVDGWAKDFDASRARSLGFAAESSFDEIIRIHIEDELGGELPK, encoded by the coding sequence ATGAATATCCTGATCATTGGCGCCGCCGGCATGGTGGGGCGCAAGCTCGCGGACGCACTGATCAAGAACCCGATCCTGTCCGGCAAACCGATATCGCGGCTCGAACTCGTCGACGTTGTGGCCCCCGAGCCGGTCGTGGCCGATGGAATCGCGGTCGTAACCCGTGCGGTCGACATTTCCGATCCGGCGGTGGCCGAAACGCTGATCGCAAGCCGGCCGGACATCATCTTCCATCTGGCGGCAATCGTTTCGGGCGAGGCCGAGCTCGATTTCGAAAAGGGCTATGCGGTCAATCTCGACGGCACGCGCCACCTTTTCGAAGCGATCCGGCAGGCGGGAAGGGTCCAACCCTATTGTCCGCGTTTCGTCTTTACGTCATCGATCGCCGTTTTCGGCGCGCCTTTTCCCGAAAAGATCGGCGATGAATTCTTCCAGACACCCCGCACCAGCTACGGTACGCAGAAGGCGATCGGGGAGCTGCTGCTGTCGGATTATTCGCGGCGGGGCTTTCTCGACGGTATCGGCATCCGTCTTCCCACCATCTGCATCAGGCCTGGCAAGCCCAACAAGGCAGCGTCGGGCTTTTTCTCCTCCATCCTGCGCGAGCCCCTTATGGGGCAAGAGGCGGTGCTGCCGGTCGATGAAAGCGCGCGACACTGGCACGCCAGTCCGCGTGCGGCCGTAGGGTTCCTGCTCCATGCGGCGCAGATCGACACCGAAACGCTGGGCACACGGCGCAATCTCAACATGCCCGGGCTTTCGGCCACGGTCGGCGAGCAGATCGAGGCCCTGCGCCGGATCGCTGGCGACAAGGCGGTCGCCCTGATCCGGCGCGAGCCCGATCCGATGATCATCGAGATGGTCGATGGCTGGGCCAAGGATTTCGATGCATCGCGGGCCAGGTCGCTGGGCTTTGCCGCCGAATCCTCGTTCGACGAGATCATCAGAATCCATATCGAGGACGAATTGGGCGGGGAGTTGCCGAAATGA
- a CDS encoding HAD-IA family hydrolase has product MLDVDGVVVKGRPADGMPWATDLERDLGVVPQRLQSEFFAPYWGEIIVGRRGLHEALTACLPKLSPTLSVDAFIDYWFSMDARIDEDVLAQCEELRSKGIAVSLATNQEHLRAKYLMEDLGLGEHVDGIFYSSQVGARKPDHAFFEAAALGCGMAPEALILVDDTEANVAAAIEAGWKAVHWTEGLRLTDCLSEFST; this is encoded by the coding sequence ATGCTTGATGTGGACGGCGTGGTCGTCAAGGGGCGGCCGGCGGATGGAATGCCTTGGGCGACAGACCTCGAACGCGATCTCGGTGTAGTGCCCCAAAGGCTCCAGTCCGAATTTTTCGCCCCGTATTGGGGCGAGATCATAGTAGGTAGGCGAGGTCTGCACGAGGCGCTGACGGCTTGCCTGCCGAAGCTTTCGCCCACCCTCTCCGTTGATGCCTTCATCGACTACTGGTTTTCGATGGACGCGCGGATCGATGAGGACGTGCTCGCCCAATGCGAGGAACTCAGAAGCAAGGGGATCGCAGTCTCTCTGGCCACCAATCAAGAACATCTGCGTGCGAAATATCTGATGGAGGACCTGGGCCTAGGAGAGCATGTCGACGGCATCTTCTATTCCTCGCAAGTTGGAGCAAGAAAGCCGGATCATGCGTTCTTCGAAGCAGCGGCGCTGGGCTGCGGGATGGCGCCTGAAGCGTTGATCCTAGTGGACGATACCGAGGCGAACGTCGCAGCCGCCATAGAGGCAGGATGGAAAGCCGTGCACTGGACTGAAGGTTTGCGGCTGACCGACTGTCTCTCGGAATTCTCGACCTAG
- the hisC gene encoding histidinol-phosphate transaminase, which translates to MTDRPVPQPGILTIAPYVPGRSSAPGKKAGEDIKLSANESPLGASPKAVEAVKAAAEKLEIYPEGSSRMLRETLGEVHGIDPDRIVVGAGSDEVLHLLAQTYIGDGDEAVMSQYGFMVYPIVTQAAGGTPVVAPETDFTADVDALLAAVTAKTKIVFLANPNNPTGTYLSAEELDRLHAGLPANVLLVIDSAYAEYVTAEDYGVGISLVERSENVVMVRTFSKMGLAAARVGWLYGPAHVVDAINRIRGPFNVSVLGQVAATAAARDLTFTRALREHNEKWRDWLTARIASNRLRVLPSQGNFILVLFPDTPGHTAADANKALLERGLVVREMGGYGISNGLRISIGSAEAMEAVADCLKDFMERQ; encoded by the coding sequence ATGACCGACAGACCTGTTCCGCAGCCGGGGATTTTGACCATTGCCCCTTATGTGCCGGGGCGGTCGAGCGCGCCGGGGAAAAAGGCGGGCGAGGACATCAAGCTTTCGGCCAATGAATCCCCGCTCGGGGCCAGCCCCAAGGCAGTCGAGGCGGTGAAGGCGGCGGCCGAAAAGCTCGAAATCTATCCCGAAGGGTCGTCGCGCATGCTGCGCGAGACGCTGGGCGAGGTGCATGGTATCGATCCCGATCGGATCGTGGTGGGCGCCGGCTCGGACGAAGTGCTGCACCTTCTGGCCCAGACCTATATCGGGGATGGGGACGAGGCGGTGATGAGCCAATATGGCTTCATGGTCTATCCGATCGTGACCCAAGCGGCGGGTGGAACCCCGGTGGTGGCGCCCGAAACCGATTTTACCGCCGATGTGGATGCGCTTCTGGCGGCGGTGACCGCCAAGACGAAAATCGTCTTCCTCGCCAATCCCAACAATCCCACCGGTACCTATCTCAGCGCCGAGGAGCTCGACAGGCTGCATGCGGGCCTGCCGGCCAATGTGCTGCTGGTGATCGATTCCGCCTACGCTGAATATGTGACGGCGGAGGATTACGGGGTGGGGATTTCGCTGGTGGAGCGATCCGAGAACGTCGTTATGGTGAGGACCTTCTCCAAGATGGGATTGGCGGCGGCGCGGGTGGGGTGGCTCTACGGGCCGGCCCATGTGGTCGATGCGATCAACCGCATTCGCGGCCCGTTCAACGTTTCGGTGCTGGGACAGGTGGCTGCGACGGCTGCTGCACGCGATCTGACGTTCACCAGGGCGCTGCGCGAGCACAACGAGAAGTGGCGGGACTGGCTGACGGCCAGGATCGCGTCGAACCGGCTGCGGGTGTTGCCCAGCCAGGGCAATTTCATCCTTGTGCTGTTTCCCGACACTCCCGGCCATACGGCGGCCGATGCTAACAAGGCGCTGCTCGAGCGCGGGCTGGTGGTGCGCGAGATGGGCGGATACGGGATTTCCAACGGGCTGCGGATTTCGATCGGCAGCGCCGAAGCGATGGAAGCAGTGGCCGACTGCCTCAAAGACTTCATGGAACGGCAATGA
- a CDS encoding DUF2125 domain-containing protein produces MKRFVILIVAVVAVSVLWMAGWFYIAGQVRAEIAALAQADGIVQPRLTCESLDVGGAPFSFSPHCEGSQITSGDITIDLADIRGTALFYNPFHIQILATGPARMTDAFTGATQELRWTNLHASLRLDDGSIERLSAVADDLVYADMLMGENLIGTSGHAELHLIDATSPDAPAGSGRVYDAYAVFEDVDSQPYEIANGRMSVDAQLTGLPDPALWSDPQALAFWQALGGQLTLRALEATADGLSLTAEGQASLSDAGLVNANLDVVSQGVAERIENLVGDPSLAEIILGSPDQGGASRQNLSVTNGTVTVGILPVAALPPLF; encoded by the coding sequence ATGAAGCGCTTTGTCATTCTGATCGTTGCCGTCGTGGCCGTTTCCGTCCTCTGGATGGCCGGCTGGTTCTATATCGCCGGGCAGGTTCGCGCCGAGATCGCCGCCCTGGCCCAGGCCGACGGCATCGTCCAGCCCCGGCTGACCTGCGAAAGTCTCGATGTCGGCGGCGCCCCGTTCTCCTTTTCGCCCCATTGCGAGGGCTCCCAGATCACCTCGGGCGATATCACGATCGATCTTGCCGACATCCGCGGCACGGCGCTGTTCTACAATCCCTTCCACATCCAGATCTTGGCCACCGGCCCGGCGCGGATGACCGACGCCTTCACCGGCGCAACCCAGGAATTGCGCTGGACCAACCTCCACGCCAGCCTGCGTCTCGATGACGGCTCGATCGAACGGCTTTCCGCCGTCGCCGACGATCTCGTCTATGCCGATATGCTGATGGGGGAAAACCTCATCGGCACCTCCGGCCATGCCGAACTCCACCTGATCGACGCCACCTCACCCGACGCCCCCGCCGGCTCGGGCCGCGTCTATGACGCCTATGCGGTGTTCGAGGATGTCGACAGCCAGCCCTACGAAATCGCCAACGGCCGCATGAGCGTGGACGCGCAGTTGACCGGCCTGCCCGATCCGGCGCTTTGGTCCGACCCGCAAGCCCTCGCCTTCTGGCAGGCGCTGGGCGGGCAGCTCACCCTGCGCGCGCTGGAGGCCACCGCCGATGGCCTTTCGCTCACCGCCGAGGGCCAGGCAAGCCTCTCGGACGCGGGCCTCGTCAACGCCAATCTCGACGTGGTCTCCCAAGGGGTGGCCGAGCGCATCGAAAATCTCGTCGGCGACCCGTCGCTGGCCGAAATCATCCTGGGCAGCCCCGACCAAGGCGGCGCCTCGCGCCAGAACCTCTCGGTCACCAACGGCACCGTCACCGTCGGCATCCTCCCCGTCGCCGCGCTACCGCCGCTGTTCTAG
- a CDS encoding thermonuclease family protein, whose protein sequence is MTTLLMAVPGAAPALSQTCDSLTPGPTGRVVAISDGDTIDLDSGLTVRLVGIQAPKLPLGREGFETWPLADEARDRIESLVMGKTVTLHYGGETRDRHGRALAHVVVEQDGEDLWVQAEMLRSGLARVYSFPDNRSCLDLLYVAEGQGRAEGAGIWRDPYYAIRDAAHPETLLEREGGYELVDGRVLNAEAAGSRVFLNFGRVWREDFTVVIERAGLRVFEAAGIDPLSLDNAVIRVRGWIEVDDGPRIEVTHPEQIEVLARP, encoded by the coding sequence GTGACGACACTTCTCATGGCTGTGCCGGGTGCGGCGCCTGCGCTTTCCCAAACATGCGATAGCCTTACTCCAGGCCCCACCGGGCGCGTGGTAGCGATTTCCGATGGGGATACCATCGATCTCGATAGCGGGCTGACCGTGCGGCTGGTGGGCATTCAGGCGCCCAAGCTGCCGCTGGGACGCGAGGGGTTCGAGACCTGGCCGCTGGCTGACGAAGCCAGGGACAGGATCGAAAGCCTCGTCATGGGCAAGACCGTGACGCTCCACTATGGCGGGGAAACGCGCGACCGGCATGGGCGCGCGCTGGCCCATGTGGTTGTCGAGCAAGACGGGGAAGACCTTTGGGTGCAGGCGGAAATGCTGCGCTCGGGACTGGCGCGCGTCTATTCGTTTCCCGACAACCGCTCGTGCCTCGATCTCCTCTACGTCGCCGAGGGGCAGGGGCGGGCCGAGGGCGCCGGAATCTGGCGCGATCCCTATTACGCGATCCGCGACGCCGCTCACCCCGAGACGCTGCTCGAGCGCGAGGGCGGATATGAACTGGTCGACGGCCGGGTGCTCAATGCCGAGGCGGCGGGCAGCCGGGTCTTTCTCAATTTCGGACGCGTCTGGCGCGAGGATTTCACCGTCGTGATCGAGCGGGCGGGGTTGAGGGTTTTCGAGGCTGCGGGCATCGATCCACTGTCACTGGACAATGCGGTGATCCGGGTGCGAGGCTGGATCGAAGTGGATGACGGTCCGCGCATCGAAGTGACGCATCCCGAGCAGATCGAGGTCCTGGCAAGGCCATGA
- a CDS encoding gamma-glutamylcyclotransferase: MAMAQDSSPVPWVFGYGSLIWRPGFAFERAERALLRGVHRRLCIYSHRHRGTAERPGLVFGLERGGACVGMAFKVAEENWIEVREYLREREQVTGVYLETHRPARLASGELVEALTFVADPHHVQYAGRLSLEEQLALVDGAVGEAGPNVDYVLNTAQHLKEMGIADRQVQALAGMIEKNRAVA; the protein is encoded by the coding sequence ATGGCCATGGCGCAAGATTCCTCCCCCGTTCCCTGGGTTTTCGGCTATGGCTCGCTGATCTGGCGACCGGGCTTTGCTTTCGAGCGGGCCGAGCGGGCGCTGCTGCGCGGTGTGCACAGAAGGCTGTGCATCTATTCTCATCGTCACCGGGGCACGGCCGAGCGGCCGGGACTGGTGTTCGGGCTCGAGCGCGGCGGGGCGTGCGTGGGGATGGCGTTCAAGGTGGCCGAGGAGAACTGGATCGAGGTGCGCGAGTATCTGCGCGAGCGCGAGCAGGTGACGGGGGTGTATCTGGAAACCCATCGCCCGGCGCGGCTGGCGAGCGGGGAACTGGTCGAGGCGCTGACCTTTGTCGCCGATCCGCACCATGTCCAATATGCGGGGCGGCTGTCGCTGGAAGAACAGCTTGCATTGGTGGATGGCGCCGTGGGCGAGGCGGGGCCTAATGTCGATTATGTGCTCAACACCGCGCAGCATCTAAAGGAAATGGGCATCGCCGACCGGCAGGTGCAAGCGCTGGCGGGGATGATTGAGAAGAACAGGGCGGTGGCGTAG
- a CDS encoding M48 family metalloprotease yields the protein MSERQLTRRAFLSGSSLVLVAAVAGCSGLIGGSNIATRQTSGSAPAVPAGTDPEDTVIGLREHPRIIASYGGVYEHRSTEVMLARMVSKLLAAAGQPSTQFTITILDSSEVNAFALPGGFIYVTRGILALANDMSELAAVIAHEIAHVTLRHARARSNRVRTSEIVDRVITGVLGGVIDPNATAERTAQNLAAFSQNQELEADREGIKIAARAGYDPHAAARFLTAMGRFAQFVSASNGGEDFLSSHPSTPDRIQRAINEARNYGEPGTGTTDRQGYLTAIEGITFGDSSRQGAIVGQRYISPQYRLTFTVPSSYTLQMSNQAVVAVAGDGAALRFDSAQVAPATPLADYLRSGWIAGLQPETVTTRTVNGIETATGRARTEEWHFDVSVARIDGNVFRFIFAGREDTQAFRAGAQQTIDSLRRTQASDLAAVRTIKLGLVRAGGGDDADTLSQRMGQLNRGRELFLVLNNLLPGDPAENGMPYKVVQVE from the coding sequence ATGAGTGAAAGACAACTGACACGCCGGGCCTTTCTTTCCGGTTCGAGCCTGGTGCTCGTTGCCGCCGTTGCGGGCTGTTCGGGGCTGATCGGGGGCTCGAACATCGCCACGCGCCAGACCAGCGGTTCGGCGCCCGCCGTGCCGGCGGGAACCGATCCCGAAGACACGGTGATCGGGCTGCGCGAGCACCCGCGTATCATCGCTTCCTATGGCGGGGTCTATGAGCATCGCTCGACCGAGGTGATGCTGGCGCGCATGGTCTCCAAGCTGCTCGCGGCGGCGGGCCAGCCTTCGACCCAGTTCACCATCACCATTCTCGATTCGAGCGAAGTGAACGCCTTCGCGCTGCCGGGCGGGTTTATCTATGTGACGCGCGGCATTCTGGCGCTGGCCAACGACATGAGCGAACTGGCGGCGGTGATCGCGCACGAAATCGCTCACGTGACCCTGCGGCACGCGCGGGCGCGGTCCAACCGGGTGCGGACATCGGAAATCGTCGACCGGGTGATCACCGGGGTTCTGGGCGGGGTGATCGATCCTAACGCCACGGCCGAACGCACGGCGCAGAACCTTGCGGCGTTTTCGCAGAACCAGGAACTCGAAGCGGACCGGGAAGGGATCAAGATCGCGGCGCGGGCCGGGTACGATCCGCATGCGGCGGCGCGGTTCCTGACCGCCATGGGGCGGTTCGCCCAGTTCGTTTCCGCTTCCAATGGCGGCGAGGATTTCCTTTCCTCGCATCCCTCGACCCCCGACCGCATCCAACGCGCCATCAACGAGGCGCGCAATTATGGCGAGCCGGGAACCGGGACAACCGACCGGCAGGGGTATCTAACGGCCATCGAAGGCATCACCTTCGGGGATTCCAGCCGCCAGGGTGCAATCGTCGGGCAACGCTATATCAGCCCGCAATACCGACTGACCTTCACCGTGCCTTCGAGCTACACGCTGCAGATGTCGAACCAGGCGGTGGTGGCGGTGGCCGGCGACGGGGCGGCGTTGCGCTTCGACAGCGCGCAGGTGGCCCCGGCGACGCCGCTGGCCGATTACCTGCGCTCGGGCTGGATCGCCGGGCTGCAGCCCGAAACGGTGACGACGCGCACTGTCAACGGCATTGAAACGGCGACGGGCCGGGCCCGGACCGAGGAATGGCATTTCGACGTGTCCGTGGCGCGGATTGACGGGAACGTCTTCCGCTTCATCTTTGCGGGGCGCGAGGATACGCAGGCCTTCCGGGCCGGCGCGCAGCAAACCATCGACAGCCTGCGGCGCACCCAGGCCTCGGACCTGGCCGCCGTCCGCACCATCAAGCTCGGGCTGGTCCGCGCCGGCGGCGGCGACGATGCCGATACGCTGTCCCAGCGCATGGGCCAGCTCAATCGCGGGCGGGAACTGTTCCTGGTGCTCAACAACCTTTTGCCGGGCGATCCGGCCGAGAACGGCATGCCCTATAAGGTGGTGCAGGTCGAATAG
- the gloB gene encoding hydroxyacylglutathione hydrolase, whose product MPLEIALFPALSDNFGYLVHDTASGRVAAIDAPDEAPIVAELEKRGWTLTDILITHHHADHTDAIAPLKRRFDAHVIGPREESGRISGLDTLVGGGDTVTLGETVFEVIDVPGHTLGHIAFFSPADKVLFSADALFSLGVGRMFEGDAEGMWKGLERLKTLPGETRIYCGHEYTLSNAKFALSVDPENAALKTRANEVQRQRDAGEPTIPATLSDELAANPFLRADTPELAQAMNLSGAPAWQVFGALRKAKDNF is encoded by the coding sequence ATGCCGCTCGAAATCGCTCTCTTTCCCGCCCTCAGCGACAATTTCGGCTATCTCGTCCACGATACCGCCTCGGGCCGTGTCGCCGCCATCGACGCGCCCGACGAAGCGCCCATCGTGGCCGAACTGGAAAAGCGCGGCTGGACGCTGACCGATATCCTCATCACCCACCACCACGCCGACCACACCGACGCCATCGCCCCGCTCAAGCGCCGCTTCGACGCCCATGTGATCGGCCCGCGCGAAGAATCGGGCAGGATTTCCGGCCTCGATACCCTGGTGGGCGGCGGCGATACGGTGACGCTTGGCGAAACCGTGTTCGAGGTGATCGACGTTCCCGGACACACGCTGGGCCACATCGCCTTCTTCTCGCCGGCCGACAAGGTGCTGTTTTCCGCCGATGCGCTGTTCTCGCTGGGCGTGGGCCGCATGTTCGAGGGCGATGCCGAAGGGATGTGGAAAGGGCTCGAGCGCCTCAAGACGCTGCCGGGCGAAACGAGGATCTATTGCGGCCACGAATACACGCTCTCGAACGCCAAATTCGCCCTTTCGGTCGATCCCGAAAACGCCGCCCTCAAAACCCGCGCCAACGAGGTCCAGCGCCAGCGCGATGCGGGCGAACCCACCATCCCCGCAACCCTCTCCGATGAACTTGCCGCAAATCCCTTCCTGCGCGCCGACACCCCCGAACTGGCCCAGGCCATGAATCTTTCCGGCGCCCCCGCCTGGCAGGTCTTTGGCGCCCTGAGGAAAGCCAAGGACAATTTCTGA